In the Gymnodinialimonas sp. 202GB13-11 genome, one interval contains:
- a CDS encoding PLP-dependent aminotransferase family protein, translating to MAIISEHHIFLSEDANVGLQTRLKDAITRAIWDGRFAPGDRLPATRALAKHLGISRITVSLAYDSLLATGYIVSLARSGYFVAPDAPTRIETVGTAGNGTVEQMDWAARLGDPPKALGAQANPPDWRRYKYPFIFGEPDVARFPVDDWRDCVRRALGKRHFEQIAFDARDRDDPFLLEQIVRRSVSGRGVAASVEEVLVTAGAQNALWLMVQVLFPKREGVVAIEDPGYPELRNLLYQQGLTVRPIPVDQDGLRVSEIPSDVQAVFVTPSHQAPTGATMSMARRNELLERAEQDDFIVIEDDYDYEMAYASPALPALKSLDRRGRVVYVGSFSKSIFPGLRLGYLTADAALVEHARAIRTLSGRHLPGLTQKTVAYFLSEGHYNSHSRRMRMRMSRRNEVLREALGAQGLTPALERVTGGTTLWLRGPDGMIDTEIVAALREKSVLVEAGSAFYADPNPPMNRLRLGFATIETALIEDGVALIAEAIRAQV from the coding sequence ATGGCCATCATCTCCGAACACCACATCTTTCTGTCGGAAGACGCCAATGTGGGCCTCCAAACCAGATTGAAAGATGCCATCACCCGCGCCATCTGGGACGGCCGCTTCGCGCCCGGAGATCGGTTGCCCGCCACTCGGGCCTTGGCGAAACATCTTGGCATCAGCCGGATCACCGTTAGCCTTGCCTATGACAGCCTGTTGGCGACAGGCTATATCGTCTCGCTCGCGCGGTCGGGATACTTCGTCGCCCCCGATGCGCCGACGCGGATTGAAACCGTTGGAACGGCTGGCAACGGCACGGTCGAACAGATGGATTGGGCCGCGCGACTTGGCGATCCGCCCAAGGCACTTGGCGCGCAGGCCAACCCGCCCGATTGGCGGCGCTACAAATATCCATTCATCTTTGGTGAGCCGGACGTTGCGCGCTTTCCGGTCGATGATTGGCGGGATTGTGTGCGCCGAGCGTTGGGAAAGCGCCATTTCGAACAGATCGCCTTTGATGCGCGCGACCGAGATGATCCATTTCTGTTGGAGCAGATTGTTCGGCGATCGGTGTCAGGGCGCGGAGTGGCCGCGTCGGTGGAGGAGGTCTTGGTCACAGCCGGGGCGCAAAACGCGCTTTGGTTGATGGTTCAAGTCCTGTTTCCCAAGAGGGAAGGTGTGGTCGCGATTGAGGATCCCGGCTACCCCGAGTTGCGCAACCTCTTGTACCAGCAAGGGCTGACGGTCCGCCCCATCCCGGTTGATCAGGATGGCCTGAGGGTCAGCGAGATTCCGTCTGATGTGCAGGCCGTCTTTGTGACGCCGTCCCATCAAGCGCCCACCGGGGCAACGATGTCCATGGCTCGTCGCAATGAGTTGCTGGAGCGCGCCGAGCAGGATGATTTCATCGTCATCGAGGACGATTACGACTATGAAATGGCCTATGCGTCCCCGGCGCTTCCAGCCCTCAAGTCGCTGGATCGGCGGGGGCGCGTTGTCTATGTCGGCAGCTTCTCAAAATCTATCTTTCCGGGCCTGCGCCTCGGCTATCTGACGGCAGATGCTGCTTTGGTGGAACATGCCCGTGCCATTCGCACGCTCAGCGGTCGCCACCTGCCAGGACTGACACAAAAGACCGTCGCCTATTTCCTTTCCGAGGGGCATTACAATAGCCATTCCCGGCGGATGCGTATGCGCATGTCGCGGCGCAACGAGGTGCTGCGAGAGGCGTTGGGTGCGCAAGGGCTTACACCCGCATTGGAGCGCGTCACAGGCGGCACCACGCTTTGGCTGCGTGGGCCAGATGGCATGATTGACACGGAAATCGTGGCCGCTTTGCGCGAGAAGTCTGTATTGGTCGAGGCCGGATCAGCCTTCTACGCTGACCCCAATCCACCGATGAACCGATTGCGCCTTGGCTTTGCGACAATCGAAACGGCGTTGATCGAAGACGGGGTAGCCCTGATCGCGGAGGCAATCAGGGCGCAAGTCTAG